One Corallococcus exiguus DNA segment encodes these proteins:
- a CDS encoding Hsp70 family protein, with amino-acid sequence MARYAIGIDLGTTHSAVSYFNLEDGKPRGPSQSMLPVPQVTAPGTVEARPLLPSFLYLPSAQEFPEGSLALPWSPEPGVIVGDFARSHGAKVPTRLVSSAKSWLSHPGVDRRSALLPWQAPPEVQRVSPLDASARYLRHLKEAWDQTFARAQEESDNALSKQEVIVTVPASFDAAARDLTLEAAKAAGLEHITLLEEPQAALYAWLEAMGENFRRQVQPGEVILVVDVGGGTSDFSVITVKDREGDLELLRVAVGDHILLGGDNMDLALAHTLNQRMAADGRKLDAWQFNGLTYGCRQAKETLYADASVDKVPIAIPGRGSSLIGGTLRTELTREELDRVLTDGFFPVTEVADLPRTARRTGLAQMALPYAQDPAVTKHLAAFLTRQAQALAASSDSPVDVAGKGFLHPTAVLFNGGVFKAGPLKDRVMEVLNQWLAAEGAPPAKELEGADLDLAVARGAAYYGWVRQGHGLRIRGGTARAYYVGVETAMPAVPGMEPPVKALCVAPFGMEEGTQADVPPQEFGLVTGEPTSFRFFASSVRRDDRVGEMVEDVESELASGGLEEVAPLETSLPGQPTPFGDLTPVNLQAAVTEVGTLELRCLEKNGSGRWKLELNVRMKE; translated from the coding sequence ATGGCCCGATACGCAATCGGCATCGACCTGGGCACCACGCACTCCGCGGTGTCCTACTTCAACCTCGAGGACGGCAAGCCGCGCGGCCCTTCGCAGTCCATGCTGCCCGTGCCGCAGGTGACGGCGCCCGGCACCGTGGAAGCGCGCCCGCTGCTTCCCTCCTTCCTCTACCTCCCCAGCGCTCAGGAGTTCCCGGAGGGCAGCCTCGCGCTGCCGTGGAGCCCGGAGCCGGGCGTCATCGTGGGTGACTTCGCCCGCTCACACGGGGCGAAGGTGCCCACGCGGCTGGTGTCATCCGCGAAGAGCTGGCTGTCGCATCCGGGCGTGGACCGGCGCTCGGCGCTGTTGCCCTGGCAGGCGCCGCCGGAGGTGCAGCGCGTGTCGCCGCTGGATGCGTCCGCGCGCTACCTGCGCCACCTGAAGGAGGCGTGGGACCAGACCTTCGCCCGCGCGCAGGAGGAGTCCGACAACGCGCTGTCGAAGCAGGAGGTCATCGTCACCGTCCCGGCATCCTTCGACGCGGCGGCGCGCGACCTGACGCTGGAGGCCGCGAAGGCGGCGGGCCTCGAGCACATCACCCTGCTCGAGGAGCCCCAGGCCGCGCTGTACGCGTGGCTGGAGGCGATGGGGGAGAACTTCCGCAGGCAGGTGCAGCCCGGGGAAGTCATCCTCGTGGTGGACGTGGGCGGCGGCACTTCCGACTTCTCCGTCATCACCGTGAAGGACCGCGAGGGCGACCTGGAGCTGCTGCGCGTGGCGGTGGGCGACCACATCCTCCTGGGCGGCGACAACATGGACCTTGCCCTGGCGCACACGCTCAACCAGCGGATGGCGGCGGACGGGCGCAAGCTGGACGCGTGGCAGTTCAACGGCCTCACCTACGGGTGCCGGCAGGCGAAGGAGACGCTGTACGCGGACGCTTCCGTGGACAAGGTGCCCATCGCGATTCCGGGCCGGGGCTCGTCGCTCATCGGCGGCACGCTGCGCACGGAGCTGACGCGCGAGGAGCTGGACCGCGTCCTCACGGACGGCTTCTTCCCGGTGACGGAGGTGGCGGACCTTCCGCGCACCGCGCGCCGCACGGGCCTGGCGCAGATGGCGCTGCCGTACGCGCAGGATCCGGCGGTGACGAAGCACCTGGCGGCCTTCCTCACCCGGCAGGCGCAGGCGCTGGCGGCCAGCTCGGACTCTCCGGTGGACGTGGCGGGCAAGGGCTTCCTGCACCCCACCGCGGTGCTCTTCAACGGCGGCGTCTTCAAGGCCGGACCGCTGAAGGACCGCGTGATGGAGGTCCTCAACCAGTGGCTCGCCGCGGAAGGGGCGCCCCCGGCGAAGGAGCTGGAGGGAGCGGACCTGGACCTCGCGGTGGCCCGCGGCGCGGCGTACTACGGCTGGGTGCGTCAGGGGCACGGCCTGCGCATCCGCGGCGGCACGGCGCGCGCCTACTACGTGGGCGTGGAGACGGCGATGCCGGCGGTGCCGGGCATGGAGCCGCCGGTGAAGGCGCTGTGCGTGGCGCCCTTCGGGATGGAGGAAGGGACGCAGGCGGACGTGCCTCCGCAGGAGTTCGGACTCGTCACCGGCGAGCCCACCAGCTTCCGCTTCTTCGCGTCGTCCGTGCGGCGCGATGACCGCGTGGGCGAGATGGTGGAGGACGTGGAGTCGGAGCTGGCGTCCGGGGGGCTGGAGGAGGTGGCGCCCCTCGAGACGTCGCTGCCCGGACAGCCCACGCCCTTTGGCGACCTGACGCCGGTGAACCTCCAGGCGGCGGTGACGGAGGTGGGCACGCTGGAGCTGCGGTGCCTGGAGAAGAACGGATCCGGGCGCTGGAAGCTGGAGCTCAACGTGCGCATGAAGGAGTAG
- a CDS encoding myxosortase-dependent phytase-like phosphatase translates to MRNLSLPALTVVLMSTAAGAQTAPVAVPYTVQTQPGARSGGGTVNDVALWVNPADPAASRLITADQNNGLFTYALDGGEVQGNTEGTSVSVDVLGGFPLAGGTNAALVLSANPTLSGLVPYVMDATADGGGLTRLSPTTAPLDVGVSYGTVRLARGADGTIQAFGGLAAGGLRQFELTPTDGGVTATPVRDIPAGGVMGLVVDPAYRALYVAQQGQGLYRYGADADAGILGTQVVGLGDGGLTSVGRIALYEASGVDGYLVATDPSANTFVVFDRRTLGRVGAFQLGPDGGTDAVEQSRGLVAWSGALGTAFPEGLFVAHDGVSSSTLTDNLKLTSWGNVARAFSPPLIIAQQPPADGGVDGGTGTDGGGGVIVNPGDGNPNGGGGGTDDDSGCGCTSTSVPAIATLGLLAMSLLGRRRRS, encoded by the coding sequence ATGCGCAACCTCTCCCTCCCTGCATTGACGGTCGTGCTCATGAGCACGGCGGCGGGGGCCCAGACGGCTCCCGTGGCGGTGCCCTACACCGTGCAGACCCAGCCCGGAGCGCGCTCCGGGGGCGGCACCGTGAACGACGTGGCCCTGTGGGTGAACCCGGCCGACCCGGCCGCGAGCCGACTCATCACGGCGGACCAGAACAACGGCCTGTTCACCTACGCCCTGGACGGCGGGGAGGTGCAGGGCAACACCGAGGGCACGTCCGTGAGCGTGGACGTGCTGGGCGGCTTCCCGCTGGCGGGCGGTACGAACGCGGCGCTGGTGCTCAGCGCCAACCCCACGCTGTCGGGGCTCGTTCCCTACGTGATGGATGCCACGGCGGATGGTGGCGGGCTCACCCGCCTGTCACCCACGACGGCCCCGCTGGACGTGGGCGTCAGCTACGGGACGGTGCGGCTGGCCCGAGGGGCGGATGGGACCATCCAGGCCTTCGGGGGACTCGCGGCCGGCGGCCTGCGGCAGTTCGAGCTGACGCCCACCGACGGCGGCGTCACGGCGACCCCGGTGAGGGACATCCCGGCGGGTGGGGTGATGGGGCTGGTGGTGGACCCGGCGTACCGCGCGCTCTACGTGGCGCAGCAGGGGCAGGGGCTCTACCGCTATGGCGCGGACGCGGACGCCGGCATCCTGGGCACGCAGGTGGTGGGCCTGGGGGACGGCGGCCTGACGTCCGTGGGGCGCATCGCGCTGTACGAGGCGTCCGGAGTGGACGGCTACCTCGTGGCGACGGATCCGAGCGCGAACACCTTCGTCGTCTTCGACCGGCGCACGCTGGGCCGGGTGGGTGCGTTCCAGCTGGGGCCGGACGGCGGCACGGACGCGGTGGAGCAGTCGCGCGGGCTGGTGGCCTGGTCCGGTGCGCTGGGCACGGCCTTCCCGGAGGGGCTCTTCGTCGCGCATGACGGCGTCAGCAGCAGCACGTTGACCGACAACCTCAAGCTCACCTCGTGGGGCAACGTGGCGCGGGCGTTCTCGCCGCCGCTCATCATCGCGCAGCAGCCGCCAGCGGACGGCGGTGTGGACGGCGGCACCGGCACTGACGGCGGTGGCGGCGTCATCGTCAATCCGGGCGACGGCAACCCCAATGGCGGTGGCGGCGGGACCGACGACGACAGCGGCTGTGGGTGCACCAGCACGTCGGTGCCGGCCATCGCGACGCTGGGGCTGCTGGCCATGTCGCTCCTGGGCCGCCGGCGCCGGAGCTGA
- a CDS encoding tetratricopeptide repeat protein, producing the protein MSTSPSKTLSPTELAKLEHSFASDPSSDAYKPLAEAYLDLGRFMEAMVVCKKGVKAHPTAADPRILLARVYAAQNKDKKALEEVMGALQVQPEDKAALRMAGVLQIKGGEADTGRGNLLKAYQADPGDPETVTLLQQYKVEIPRPAAPTPVLAPVAAPPPAAAEAPAAATVPVTAPPAAAEAPATTSVGRINAPSQQAARTARPSDSASRPTQRRPQVVVEEVEDDEDEPSSRRKSPPKSNGSKMLSMVLLILIPLFAGGYGFYSAQAKKRSRELKKNLDVATEQLKHDSFASYKKACEAADLALEVDADSTAAHGYLAYAYAIRWGEHGGGDDARRQAEEHLAAAQKGKELSSHLIAAQALIKTYSGDGKGALASLETQVKELNDQNKASSLLYLTLGLIQMNAGDLERARDSLERAQALAPDDPRVYAGLGAVYRRLGQDNTAWKNYDFALRYEKDHPESLLGRSLLMLEQDAPNYAVASRDIKKLLEAEPPPSPRQLATAQLARSLLIARVALAMPTLKPDQQQLLTEATGVPAEPAKAKQEVTKAEETGFALDKQNPELNLIKGRRLLAEGNFDAAAEEIRKAIRADGSRAQFHVELAKALMGKPGGEKEASEALVTALKTMGDSPKLVVMLGNAYRRQNKLEDALAQYQRAVKDPKAKNPEARLAMGAIYRERSEWDKAKEQLEKASQEFFGQPDRVANALTELGRVYQGKGDAAKADETYQRALQADENYSAVYYFYAQLLSKDAKQSGKVKTLAAEYVRREPKGEYLADAQRLAGN; encoded by the coding sequence ATGTCCACCTCCCCATCGAAGACGTTGAGCCCCACCGAGCTCGCGAAGCTTGAGCATTCGTTCGCTTCCGACCCCTCGTCGGATGCGTATAAGCCCCTGGCGGAGGCGTACCTCGACCTGGGTCGCTTCATGGAAGCGATGGTCGTCTGCAAGAAGGGCGTCAAGGCGCACCCGACCGCGGCCGATCCCCGCATCCTCCTGGCCCGCGTCTACGCGGCGCAGAACAAAGACAAGAAGGCGCTTGAGGAAGTGATGGGCGCCCTCCAGGTGCAGCCGGAGGACAAGGCCGCCCTGCGCATGGCGGGCGTGCTGCAGATCAAGGGCGGCGAGGCCGACACCGGCCGCGGCAACCTGCTCAAGGCCTACCAGGCGGACCCCGGCGATCCGGAGACCGTCACGCTCCTCCAGCAGTACAAGGTGGAGATCCCCCGCCCCGCGGCGCCCACCCCGGTGCTCGCGCCCGTGGCCGCGCCGCCCCCGGCCGCCGCTGAAGCGCCCGCCGCGGCGACCGTCCCCGTGACGGCCCCGCCCGCCGCCGCTGAAGCGCCCGCCACCACGTCCGTGGGCCGCATCAACGCCCCGTCCCAGCAGGCGGCCCGCACGGCGCGCCCGTCGGATTCCGCCTCGCGCCCCACCCAGCGCCGTCCGCAGGTGGTGGTGGAAGAGGTCGAGGACGACGAGGACGAGCCCTCGTCGCGCCGCAAGAGCCCGCCCAAGAGCAACGGCAGCAAGATGCTGTCGATGGTCCTGCTCATCCTCATCCCGCTGTTCGCGGGTGGATACGGCTTCTACTCGGCGCAGGCCAAGAAGCGCAGCCGCGAGCTCAAGAAGAACCTGGACGTCGCCACCGAGCAGCTCAAGCACGACTCGTTCGCCAGCTACAAGAAGGCGTGCGAGGCGGCGGACCTGGCCCTGGAGGTGGACGCCGACTCCACCGCGGCCCACGGTTATCTGGCGTACGCGTACGCCATCCGCTGGGGTGAGCACGGCGGCGGCGACGACGCGCGCCGGCAGGCGGAGGAGCACCTGGCGGCGGCCCAGAAGGGCAAGGAGCTGTCCAGCCACCTCATCGCCGCTCAGGCGCTGATCAAGACGTACAGCGGTGACGGCAAGGGCGCGCTGGCCTCGCTGGAGACGCAGGTCAAGGAGCTCAACGACCAGAACAAGGCGTCCTCGCTCCTGTACCTCACGCTGGGCCTCATCCAGATGAACGCGGGTGACCTGGAGCGCGCGCGCGACAGCCTGGAGCGCGCGCAGGCGCTGGCTCCGGATGATCCGCGCGTCTACGCGGGCCTGGGCGCGGTGTACCGCCGGCTGGGCCAGGACAACACCGCCTGGAAGAACTACGACTTCGCCCTGCGCTACGAGAAGGACCACCCGGAGTCGCTGCTGGGCCGCTCGCTCCTGATGCTGGAGCAGGACGCGCCGAACTACGCGGTGGCCAGCCGGGACATCAAGAAGCTGCTGGAGGCGGAGCCCCCGCCCAGCCCGCGTCAGCTCGCCACCGCGCAGCTCGCGCGCTCGCTGCTCATCGCCCGCGTGGCGCTGGCCATGCCCACGCTCAAGCCGGACCAGCAGCAGCTGCTGACCGAGGCCACGGGCGTGCCGGCGGAGCCCGCCAAGGCGAAGCAGGAGGTCACGAAGGCGGAGGAGACCGGCTTCGCGCTCGACAAGCAGAACCCGGAGCTGAACCTCATCAAGGGCCGCCGCCTGCTGGCGGAGGGCAACTTCGACGCGGCCGCGGAGGAGATCCGCAAGGCCATCCGCGCGGACGGCAGCCGTGCTCAGTTCCACGTCGAGCTGGCCAAGGCCCTCATGGGCAAGCCGGGCGGTGAGAAGGAGGCCTCCGAGGCGCTCGTCACCGCGCTCAAGACGATGGGCGACAGCCCCAAGCTGGTGGTGATGCTGGGCAACGCCTACCGCCGCCAGAACAAGCTGGAGGACGCGCTCGCGCAGTACCAGCGCGCGGTGAAGGACCCCAAGGCGAAGAACCCGGAGGCCCGGCTCGCCATGGGCGCCATCTACCGGGAGCGCTCGGAGTGGGACAAGGCGAAGGAGCAGCTGGAGAAGGCCAGCCAGGAGTTCTTCGGCCAGCCGGACCGCGTCGCCAACGCGCTCACGGAGCTGGGCCGCGTCTACCAGGGCAAGGGCGACGCCGCGAAGGCGGACGAGACCTACCAGCGCGCGCTGCAGGCCGACGAGAACTACTCGGCGGTCTACTACTTCTACGCGCAGCTGCTCTCCAAGGACGCCAAGCAGTCGGGCAAGGTCAAGACGCTGGCGGCCGAGTACGTGCGGCGCGAGCCCAAGGGCGAGTACCTCGCCGACGCGCAGCGGCTCGCGGGGAACTGA
- a CDS encoding DUF2760 domain-containing protein → MTDPSASLSFFARFWLAWLCFWRCLVSREFAQAVLPTSRAYDAGQLKELPSGDTQAPPPVKTPIVQAPVAPAPLPPEREHASALSLLAMLQREGRFLDFVQENVAAFPDADVGAAARIVHEGCRKVVHQYLTLQPVLPQGEGDKVTVPPGFDAQRIRLTGNVAGEPPYGGTLRHHGWVTTEVKFPTVSPAMEPRVLAPAEVELA, encoded by the coding sequence ATGACCGACCCGTCCGCCTCCCTGTCGTTCTTCGCCCGCTTCTGGCTCGCCTGGCTGTGCTTCTGGCGCTGCCTCGTGTCCCGCGAATTCGCGCAGGCCGTGCTGCCGACCAGCCGCGCCTATGACGCCGGCCAGCTCAAGGAGCTCCCGTCCGGAGACACGCAGGCCCCACCGCCGGTGAAGACGCCCATCGTCCAGGCCCCCGTCGCCCCGGCGCCCCTGCCCCCCGAGCGCGAGCACGCCAGCGCCCTGTCGCTCCTGGCCATGCTCCAGCGCGAGGGCCGCTTCCTGGACTTCGTGCAGGAGAACGTCGCGGCCTTCCCGGACGCGGACGTCGGCGCGGCGGCCCGCATCGTCCACGAGGGCTGCCGCAAGGTGGTGCACCAGTACCTGACGCTCCAGCCGGTGCTGCCGCAGGGCGAGGGCGACAAGGTGACGGTGCCGCCGGGCTTCGACGCGCAGCGCATCCGGCTCACCGGCAACGTCGCCGGTGAACCTCCTTATGGCGGCACGCTCCGGCACCACGGCTGGGTGACCACGGAGGTGAAGTTCCCGACGGTCAGCCCCGCCATGGAGCCGCGCGTGCTGGCGCCGGCGGAAGTCGAGCTGGCCTGA
- a CDS encoding Hsp70 family protein codes for MRIVGIDLGTTHCAVASVDPGKGSGAPVEDFPLPQLVRQGEVAPRALLPSTVYVPAGHELAPEMLRLPWGDDGGPYVVGELARWQGARVPGRLVSSAKSWLCHPGVDRSAPILPWGAPADVQKLSPVDASALLLTHMARAWDFAHPDEPLAKQEVVITVPASFDEAARALTVSAARKAGLEKFTLLEEPQAAFYDYTARHRSDLEQTLSQVRLVLVVDVGGGTTDFTLVHAGVSPEGPMLRRLAVGDHLMLGGDNMDAALARRMEEKLTQNGRRLSATQWTQAIQAARTAKEELLGRTPPEKYGVSLIGEGSRLLGGTLSTELGRDEAHALVLDGFFPMSSPVDRPRRAARMALQELGLPYVQDPAVTRHLAAFLAQHAAAGFAALGETPSHEGALPRPDAILLNGGVFNSPQISARLVDALSAWWPQAPRIPLLKHESLELAVARGAAYYGLVRRGHGLRIGGGAARAYYVGLQRGPDSAEQPTLCLIPRGFEEGQKVDLGERPFTLTLGRPVQFALYSTTSDRIDKPGDLVPLAEDLKPLPPIHTLLKGASGKVSDVPVHLQAALTEIGTLELFCVSDVADERWRLEFELRGTGGSHELTVTESMPARFAEAKDNVERVYGNKPLPLGPKDVKQLSRTLEKVLGPRETWRVPVLRELWSTLYAGASKRRRTDDHERVFYSLTGFSLRPGFGYPLDSWRAEQTFTLFDALVQHHTDKSVWTEFWVMWRRIAGGLSEAQQQKLYGYLQPHLARRVPPDAPTQGGKVKGIQPEGLDEMIRTAASLEHLSPGDKAEVGRWIAARLKAESRSGGPWAWALGRLGARVPLYGSSHKVVDVETAEAWLELLLSLDLRKVDGAPFAAAQLARLTGDRTRDLDPELRERTAQALVAAKASDTWVRMVREVVALEAADEARALGDTLPAGLRLS; via the coding sequence ATGCGAATCGTCGGCATCGACCTGGGCACCACCCATTGCGCGGTGGCATCCGTGGATCCAGGCAAAGGCTCGGGGGCGCCCGTCGAGGACTTCCCCCTGCCCCAGCTCGTCCGCCAGGGCGAGGTGGCCCCCCGCGCCCTCCTGCCGTCCACCGTCTACGTCCCCGCCGGCCACGAGCTGGCCCCGGAAATGCTGCGCCTGCCCTGGGGTGACGACGGCGGCCCATATGTCGTGGGCGAGCTGGCCCGCTGGCAGGGTGCGCGCGTGCCCGGCCGGCTCGTGTCGTCCGCGAAGAGCTGGCTGTGCCACCCGGGCGTGGACCGCTCCGCGCCCATCCTTCCGTGGGGCGCGCCCGCGGACGTGCAGAAGCTGTCCCCGGTGGACGCGTCCGCCCTGCTGCTCACGCACATGGCCCGGGCGTGGGACTTCGCGCACCCGGACGAGCCCCTGGCGAAGCAGGAGGTGGTCATCACCGTCCCCGCTTCGTTCGACGAGGCGGCGCGCGCCCTCACGGTGAGCGCGGCGCGCAAGGCGGGGCTGGAGAAGTTCACGCTGCTGGAGGAGCCGCAGGCGGCCTTCTACGACTACACCGCGCGCCACCGTTCGGACCTGGAGCAGACGCTGTCCCAGGTGCGGCTGGTGCTGGTGGTGGACGTGGGCGGCGGCACCACGGACTTCACGCTGGTGCACGCGGGCGTGTCGCCGGAAGGGCCCATGCTGCGGCGGCTGGCGGTGGGCGACCACCTGATGCTGGGCGGCGACAACATGGACGCGGCGCTCGCCCGGCGCATGGAGGAGAAGCTCACCCAGAACGGCCGGCGCCTGTCCGCGACGCAGTGGACGCAGGCCATCCAGGCCGCGCGCACCGCGAAGGAGGAGCTGCTGGGGCGCACCCCGCCGGAGAAGTACGGCGTGTCGCTCATCGGCGAGGGCAGCCGGCTGCTGGGCGGCACGCTGTCCACGGAGCTGGGCCGCGACGAGGCGCACGCGCTGGTGCTGGACGGCTTCTTCCCCATGTCCTCACCTGTGGACCGGCCCCGGCGCGCGGCGCGCATGGCGCTCCAGGAGCTGGGCCTGCCGTACGTGCAGGACCCGGCCGTCACTCGGCACCTGGCGGCCTTCCTCGCGCAGCACGCGGCGGCGGGCTTCGCGGCGCTGGGCGAGACGCCGTCGCACGAAGGCGCCCTGCCCCGCCCGGACGCCATCCTGCTCAACGGCGGAGTCTTCAATTCGCCGCAGATTTCGGCGCGGCTGGTGGACGCGCTGTCCGCGTGGTGGCCGCAGGCGCCGCGCATCCCGCTGCTCAAGCACGAGTCGCTGGAGCTCGCGGTGGCGCGGGGCGCGGCGTACTACGGGCTGGTGCGGCGCGGTCACGGCCTGCGCATCGGCGGTGGCGCGGCGCGCGCGTACTACGTGGGTCTGCAGCGCGGCCCGGACAGCGCGGAGCAGCCCACGCTGTGCCTGATTCCTCGCGGCTTCGAGGAGGGCCAGAAGGTGGACCTGGGCGAGCGCCCCTTCACGCTCACCCTGGGCCGTCCGGTGCAGTTCGCGCTCTACAGCACGACAAGCGACCGCATCGACAAGCCGGGGGACCTGGTGCCGCTGGCGGAGGACCTGAAGCCGCTGCCGCCCATCCACACGCTGCTCAAGGGCGCGTCCGGCAAGGTCAGCGACGTGCCGGTGCACCTGCAGGCCGCGCTCACGGAGATTGGCACGCTGGAGCTGTTCTGCGTGTCGGACGTCGCGGACGAGCGCTGGCGCCTGGAGTTCGAGCTGCGCGGCACCGGCGGCTCACACGAGCTGACCGTCACCGAGTCCATGCCCGCGCGCTTCGCCGAGGCGAAGGACAACGTGGAGCGCGTCTACGGCAACAAGCCGCTGCCCCTGGGCCCCAAGGACGTGAAGCAGCTGTCGCGCACGCTGGAGAAGGTGCTGGGCCCTCGCGAGACGTGGCGCGTGCCCGTGCTGCGCGAGCTGTGGAGCACGCTCTACGCGGGCGCGAGCAAGCGCCGCCGCACGGATGACCACGAGCGCGTCTTCTACAGCCTCACCGGCTTCAGCCTGCGCCCCGGCTTCGGCTACCCGCTGGACAGCTGGCGCGCGGAGCAGACCTTCACCCTCTTCGACGCGCTGGTGCAGCACCACACGGACAAGTCGGTGTGGACGGAGTTCTGGGTGATGTGGCGCCGCATCGCCGGAGGCCTCTCCGAAGCGCAGCAGCAGAAGCTGTACGGCTACCTCCAGCCGCACCTGGCCCGGCGCGTGCCGCCGGACGCGCCCACGCAAGGCGGCAAGGTGAAGGGCATCCAACCGGAAGGGTTGGACGAGATGATCCGCACCGCCGCCTCGCTGGAGCACCTGTCGCCGGGCGACAAGGCGGAGGTGGGCCGGTGGATCGCCGCGCGGCTGAAGGCCGAGTCCCGCTCCGGCGGCCCGTGGGCGTGGGCCCTGGGCCGGCTGGGCGCGCGCGTGCCGCTGTACGGCAGCAGCCACAAGGTCGTGGACGTGGAGACGGCGGAGGCGTGGCTGGAGCTGCTCCTGTCCCTGGATCTGCGCAAGGTGGATGGCGCGCCCTTCGCCGCCGCCCAGCTCGCGCGCCTCACCGGCGACCGCACGCGCGATCTGGATCCGGAGCTGCGCGAGCGCACGGCCCAGGCGCTGGTGGCCGCGAAGGCCTCCGACACCTGGGTGCGGATGGTGCGCGAGGTGGTGGCCCTGGAGGCGGCGGACGAAGCCCGGGCGCTCGGCGATACGCTGCCGGCGGGCCTGCGGCTGTCCTGA
- a CDS encoding bifunctional metallophosphatase/5'-nucleotidase, which yields MRSFRSSVLALAVLASACKGGPTPAPANTPPPAPAPAEPVRLTVVGTNDFHGWVMPHRATLPDGQKVEQGGAALFASYVARLREDNPGGVLLVDGGDLFQGTLASNLGEGAIVVDVYNLLGYTAVAIGNHEFDYGPVGPGPVATRPDEDPLGALKARVAQARFPFLSSNVREKDGRPLAWLGNDGTTVVTVKGVKVGLLGLSTLSTPQTTNPANVAGLRFESLADSAKQAAKSLREQGAEVVVAIAHAGGKCTDVSNPRDTSGCERDDGEIYAVLEALPKGAVDAVVAGHTHQVMGHFFGDVPVIETTGLARSFGVVDLFVDPVTHRVLPERTRINAAIPVCGAVDATLKSCDPLVLRDAKDVRLVPATFLGQPVTPDARVEALVDPAEARVEEEQRRPVGVETRARMPLVYEGESALGNLIADSMREAARSDAAVMNAGGIRADLPQGPLTFGKLYEILPFDNTLAVLDLSADELRRFLSLAYGGRKGVFAVSGLEVTLRACPGPERFQGVTLPGGKPLKAKATYRVAVPDFLLRGGDGVGPLTSTLPQERIHLLQAQDLREVLTAYGRAHGNALKPPALGRVHLVKAAGPCADAKP from the coding sequence ATGCGCTCCTTCCGTTCCTCCGTCCTCGCGCTCGCGGTGCTCGCCTCCGCCTGCAAGGGCGGCCCGACGCCCGCTCCCGCCAACACCCCGCCCCCCGCGCCCGCCCCGGCCGAGCCTGTGCGGCTCACGGTGGTGGGCACCAACGACTTCCACGGTTGGGTGATGCCCCACCGCGCCACGCTGCCGGACGGGCAGAAGGTGGAGCAGGGGGGCGCGGCGCTGTTCGCGTCCTACGTGGCGCGGCTGCGTGAGGACAACCCGGGCGGCGTGCTGCTGGTGGACGGCGGCGACCTGTTCCAGGGAACGCTGGCGTCCAACCTGGGCGAGGGCGCCATCGTCGTCGACGTGTACAACCTGCTGGGCTACACGGCGGTCGCCATCGGCAACCACGAGTTCGACTACGGGCCGGTGGGCCCCGGGCCCGTGGCCACGCGTCCGGACGAGGACCCGTTGGGGGCGCTCAAGGCCCGCGTGGCGCAGGCCCGGTTCCCCTTCCTGTCCTCCAACGTACGCGAGAAGGACGGACGCCCCCTTGCATGGCTGGGCAACGACGGCACCACGGTCGTCACCGTGAAGGGCGTGAAGGTGGGCCTGCTGGGCCTGTCCACGCTGTCGACACCGCAGACGACCAACCCCGCGAACGTCGCGGGCCTGCGGTTCGAGTCCCTGGCCGACTCCGCGAAGCAGGCCGCGAAGTCGCTGCGCGAGCAGGGCGCGGAGGTGGTGGTCGCCATCGCGCACGCGGGCGGCAAGTGCACGGACGTGTCGAACCCGCGCGACACGTCCGGGTGCGAGCGCGACGACGGCGAAATCTACGCGGTGCTGGAGGCGCTGCCGAAGGGCGCGGTGGACGCGGTGGTGGCGGGCCACACGCACCAGGTCATGGGGCACTTCTTCGGCGACGTGCCGGTCATCGAGACGACGGGGCTCGCGCGCTCGTTCGGCGTGGTGGACCTCTTCGTGGATCCGGTGACCCACCGCGTGCTGCCCGAGCGCACGCGCATCAACGCCGCCATCCCGGTGTGCGGCGCCGTGGACGCCACGCTGAAGTCCTGTGATCCGCTGGTGCTGCGGGACGCGAAGGACGTGCGGCTGGTGCCGGCCACGTTCCTGGGCCAGCCGGTGACGCCGGACGCCCGCGTGGAGGCGCTGGTGGACCCCGCGGAGGCGCGCGTGGAGGAGGAGCAGCGCCGCCCGGTGGGCGTGGAGACCCGGGCCCGCATGCCCCTGGTGTACGAGGGCGAGAGCGCGCTGGGCAACCTCATCGCGGACTCGATGCGGGAGGCGGCCCGCTCCGACGCGGCGGTGATGAACGCGGGCGGCATCCGGGCGGACCTGCCACAGGGGCCGCTCACCTTCGGGAAGCTCTACGAAATCCTGCCCTTCGACAACACGCTCGCGGTGCTGGACCTGAGCGCGGACGAGCTGCGCCGCTTCCTGTCGCTGGCCTACGGCGGCCGCAAGGGCGTCTTCGCGGTGTCCGGGCTGGAGGTGACGCTGCGCGCGTGCCCGGGCCCGGAGCGCTTCCAGGGCGTGACGCTGCCAGGAGGCAAGCCGCTGAAGGCGAAGGCGACCTACCGGGTCGCGGTGCCGGACTTCCTGCTGCGCGGCGGTGACGGGGTGGGGCCCCTGACGTCCACGCTGCCACAGGAGCGTATCCACCTGTTGCAGGCGCAGGACCTGCGCGAGGTGCTCACCGCGTACGGCCGCGCCCACGGCAACGCGCTGAAGCCCCCGGCGCTCGGACGCGTGCACCTGGTGAAGGCGGCGGGGCCCTGCGCGGACGCGAAGCCCTGA